The sequence TGCTCAGAAGAGAAGGCTATCCAGTGGACCATAAGGCAATCATTGACGCTTGTGCAGAAAACAAGGTGGTCATCGAAATCAATGCAAATCCGTGGCGCTTGGACTTGGACTGGAGATGGGTGCACTATGCCATGGATAAAGAAGTCATGCTTTCCATCAACCCGGACGCTCATGAGAAAAAAGGTTATTTTCACATGAAATACGGTGTCCTGACAGGCCGCAAGGGAGGACTTACCAAAGCCATGACCCTGAATGCCATGGGCGTTCAAGCAATCGGGGAATACTTTGACAAAAGAAAAGAAAACATCAAAAAATAATCGCATTTATGAGTTGGATGAACAGCGACCCTAGTAAGCTGCTACAGCAGTGCTTCCTCATCGGTATGATAGGCATTATCCTATGCATCGTTCCGCTGGCCAATATGGCCTTGGCTGTCTTTGACCCTCAAAAACTGGTCTTCCTCAATGGCTTTGGACTGCTCGCACAGCTATTTGCTCTGAGCATTGCCGTGTATGTCCTTCGCATGAGAAAAATCCCTGAAGAGCCCAAGAACAAGGCAAAAAGCATGATCATCGTCCTGGGAGCAGCTTTGGTGTTTTTTATGCTTCAATAACTCCCTGAAAAACAGAAAAGGGAGCCTCCGAACAAGACTCCCTTTTCATTTAAAAAATGACTGAAATACTACGATTTTCTCACATTTATAGCGTTCAATCCTTTTTTTCCTTCTTTCACATCATATGACACCTTGTCGTTTTGGACGACTTTTTCCTCCAAACCTGTGGCATGCACAAAGACGT comes from Echinicola vietnamensis DSM 17526 and encodes:
- a CDS encoding cold-shock protein, coding for MLTGKVKFYNEAKGFGFIIDDESQNDVFVHATGLEEKVVQNDKVSYDVKEGKKGLNAINVRKS